One window of Deltaproteobacteria bacterium genomic DNA carries:
- a CDS encoding type II toxin-antitoxin system RelE/ParE family toxin, whose product MKKKYEVKWSNVAEKDLMGIIEYIADDNPADALRIFKPIKEKASSLYSFPERGRIIPELREQGISQYRELIIPPWRMIYRISEKTVPVLSVLDSRQNIEDILLKRLISSKI is encoded by the coding sequence ATGAAAAAAAAATATGAAGTTAAATGGTCGAATGTTGCTGAGAAAGACTTGATGGGGATCATTGAATATATTGCTGATGATAATCCAGCTGACGCTTTAAGAATATTCAAACCGATAAAAGAAAAAGCATCAAGCCTTTATTCCTTCCCTGAAAGAGGCCGCATCATCCCTGAACTACGGGAGCAGGGTATTTCACAATACCGAGAATTAATCATACCACCATGGCGAATGATTTACAGAATATCTGAAAAGACCGTGCCTGTCTTATCAGTATTGGATTCACGTCAAAATATTGAAGATATTCTTCTCAAAAGACTTATTAGCTCAAAGATATAA
- a CDS encoding 4Fe-4S binding protein, giving the protein MEAKDAYLKLAEMMRYPESKELISLLQFLLTPIQAQIAASLPASHQELARKFGLSAEEVDKNLRDMFNRGLIFPKDFSKMDGARFARSLPQLHDAILSDLRWDPKKESELAQKWQAFYRSGYDRDHALWFLQTGVPIQRVLPAIKAFPPDTKFEPWEDVREIVKTTTKIAMAGCACRSRQMGVGLDCKFADRLYCIQLGRGAEYAIQRGSGRELSKEDALKLLYEAEDQGLVHQAWNSQSMQGNPICNCCPDCCVDWENFKRYKIPTSGRWLRTRWNAYVDENLCDGCALCLPRCGFEAITLKNNKAQIDEEKCFGCGVCVLKCEPKAIAMKLLRPPEFVPQGGIDRAAMGAHIAGGVYKEGPKLP; this is encoded by the coding sequence ATGGAAGCCAAGGATGCCTATTTGAAATTAGCAGAGATGATGCGTTACCCGGAATCAAAGGAACTCATCAGTCTGCTGCAATTTTTATTAACCCCCATTCAAGCTCAGATCGCCGCATCTCTCCCCGCTTCTCATCAGGAGTTGGCCAGAAAATTTGGCCTAAGCGCAGAAGAAGTGGATAAGAATTTGCGGGATATGTTCAACCGGGGGTTGATCTTCCCCAAAGATTTTTCCAAGATGGACGGAGCCAGGTTTGCCCGCTCCCTGCCGCAATTGCACGATGCTATCTTGTCCGACCTGCGGTGGGACCCCAAGAAGGAATCGGAATTGGCCCAGAAATGGCAGGCCTTTTATCGGAGCGGATATGACCGGGACCATGCTCTGTGGTTCCTTCAAACCGGGGTTCCCATTCAGAGAGTCTTACCAGCGATCAAAGCCTTCCCTCCCGATACCAAGTTCGAGCCCTGGGAGGACGTTCGAGAAATTGTGAAAACGACCACGAAGATCGCTATGGCAGGATGTGCCTGCCGTTCTCGCCAGATGGGCGTAGGTTTGGACTGCAAATTTGCTGACCGGCTCTATTGCATTCAGTTGGGGCGAGGAGCGGAGTACGCTATCCAGAGGGGCAGCGGAAGAGAACTTTCCAAAGAGGACGCTTTAAAGCTTCTCTACGAAGCCGAAGACCAGGGTTTGGTTCACCAGGCCTGGAATTCTCAAAGCATGCAAGGGAACCCCATCTGTAACTGTTGCCCGGATTGCTGTGTGGATTGGGAAAATTTCAAGCGTTATAAGATCCCTACCAGCGGAAGATGGCTGCGGACCCGGTGGAATGCCTATGTGGACGAAAACCTCTGCGATGGGTGCGCCTTATGCCTCCCTCGATGCGGTTTCGAAGCCATTACCTTGAAGAACAACAAAGCGCAAATCGATGAGGAAAAATGTTTCGGCTGCGGGGTATGCGTCCTCAAGTGCGAGCCCAAAGCTATCGCCATGAAACTCCTGCGTCCTCCGGAGTTTGTTCCCCAAGGGGGTATCGACCGAGCAGCGATGGGGGCTCACATTGCCGGAGGAGTGTACAAGGAAGGGCCGAAGCTGCCCTGA
- a CDS encoding type II toxin-antitoxin system Phd/YefM family antitoxin, which yields MNISKDIKPVTYLKSRAADLLKQINDTHRPVIITQNGEPRAVLQDPQSYEDMRNAIGILKLISQGEEEIKDGKSKPQEEVFKNIENVLNEKLK from the coding sequence ATGAATATTTCAAAGGACATAAAGCCAGTTACCTATCTTAAATCTAGGGCAGCAGATCTGCTGAAACAGATCAATGACACCCATCGTCCAGTTATCATCACTCAAAATGGAGAGCCCAGAGCCGTACTGCAAGATCCCCAAAGCTATGAAGATATGCGGAATGCCATTGGGATATTGAAACTGATCTCCCAAGGCGAAGAGGAAATTAAGGATGGAAAATCAAAACCTCAGGAGGAAGTCTTTAAGAACATCGAAAATGTCCTGAACGAAAAACTGAAATGA
- a CDS encoding P-loop NTPase translates to MQKISIAGKGGTGKSVLTTLLAKVLKEMDYHVLIVDSDESNPGLYRMLGFHHAPGDLIDLFGGPRRVMELTREMDIPTHPLGNEKIYLQDIPGKYLMATDTLKLASVGKITGAFEGCACPMAEVLKTFLYRLFLKEREIVLVDMEAGVEHFGRGVEKHIDTLLILVEPSFESVALAAKINLLAQASGVRVR, encoded by the coding sequence ATGCAGAAGATTTCCATCGCTGGAAAAGGCGGGACCGGAAAGAGCGTTTTGACGACTCTCCTCGCCAAAGTCTTAAAGGAAATGGATTACCATGTCTTGATCGTTGATTCCGACGAATCGAATCCCGGGCTTTACCGGATGCTGGGTTTTCATCACGCTCCTGGCGATTTGATCGATCTGTTTGGAGGGCCCAGACGGGTTATGGAATTAACCAGAGAGATGGACATCCCAACCCATCCGCTGGGCAATGAGAAGATTTATCTCCAGGACATTCCCGGCAAATACCTGATGGCAACAGATACTTTGAAATTAGCATCCGTTGGGAAAATAACCGGAGCTTTTGAAGGTTGTGCCTGCCCCATGGCAGAGGTGTTAAAAACCTTCCTCTACCGGCTGTTTCTAAAAGAGAGGGAAATTGTTCTGGTGGATATGGAAGCAGGGGTCGAGCATTTCGGCCGCGGGGTCGAGAAACACATCGATACCCTGTTGATCCTGGTAGAACCTTCCTTCGAATCCGTTGCTTTAGCTGCTAAGATAAACTTATTGGCCCAAGCCAGCGGAGTGAGAGTTAGATGA